The stretch of DNA AGTGACTTTAAGAATTAGAGATCATCCATGGCTTTTAAAATCTTAAAGTTTATCCAGGATAAGTGCTACTAGTTAGGTGTCCCTTCAGTAGATGGATGCATCTTCATAGTGAAATTTGCCTTGAGAACAGATCCGGGGGCTGGAAACTTGACTGTTGCCACAAGGTAAGCACTGGCTGCATAGACGTATCAAATGACTCTTGAATTTGACTCCAACGAATACATAAAGCACAGGGTTGAGGCAGCAGTGTGAGAAAGCAATTTTACGGCTGATGTGAAAGGCAAGGTTGATGTCTTTTTCATACTGACAGGTAGACGGTGGAAAAGTTAACAGAAAACTGAGGATGTTGTAAGGTGCCCAGCTCAGGAAGAAAGCCATCACGATAATAAGGATGAGTTTCACAGTTCTGTGCTTTCTGCGAGATCTTGTTCCTAGCAGAATTATCAGTATCCTCAAGTAACAGAATATAATAATCCCAAGGGAAAACAGGAAGAGCACATTTCTCTGATAAACATCcacctttttcattttccagtcattgtaatcacaggtctTGTACCCATACACGTCTTCGTGCACTGTGGTGTGCATCACCTCGGGAACCACAATCAAAATGCTGCCAGTCCAAACAACCAAGCTCACCACTGAACCACAGCATTGTGTCGGGGATCTCAAAGTGGAAAGAGGGTTCACGACGGACAAGTACCGTAGAATAGTCATGAGAGTCAAAAAGAAGACACCACTGTAGTAGCCAATGGAGAAAATGGCATTCATTGCTTTGCAGAGGAACTCACCAAAAATCCACCCAAAGGTCTGGTCCACTACCCAGAAAGGCAGCATGCAGGAGAATATCAAGTCAGAGACACAGAGATTCATGATGAAGATGTTTGTTAAAGACACAAGGTTTTCATATTTGAATAGGA from Anas platyrhynchos isolate ZD024472 breed Pekin duck chromosome 2, IASCAAS_PekinDuck_T2T, whole genome shotgun sequence encodes:
- the XCR1 gene encoding chemokine XC receptor 1, with protein sequence MDEEEYPAYSDNNYSYGYSINESNVCEMGNYFVFYTHLTTVIYSLAFFLSLLGNTLVLWILFKYENLVSLTNIFIMNLCVSDLIFSCMLPFWVVDQTFGWIFGEFLCKAMNAIFSIGYYSGVFFLTLMTILRYLSVVNPLSTLRSPTQCCGSVVSLVVWTGSILIVVPEVMHTTVHEDVYGYKTCDYNDWKMKKVDVYQRNVLFLFSLGIIIFCYLRILIILLGTRSRRKHRTVKLILIIVMAFFLSWAPYNILSFLLTFPPSTCQYEKDINLAFHISRKIAFSHCCLNPVLYVFVGVKFKSHLIRLCSQCLPCGNSQVSSPRICSQGKFHYEDASIY